In the genome of Dermacentor silvarum isolate Dsil-2018 chromosome 1, BIME_Dsil_1.4, whole genome shotgun sequence, one region contains:
- the LOC119436058 gene encoding elongation factor 1-gamma produces MAAGTLYTWKDNFRAHKILIAAKYSQFKLKVCCDAPDFVFGLTNSSQSFLEKFPLGKVPAFETSDGQVVTESNAIAFYVSNDQLRGKNLLEQAQIVQFLSFADCEILPPACTWVFPCLGAIQYNKQATERAKEDVKKILSYLNAHLLSKTYLVGERISLADIAVFTALLPLYKLVLEPAFRAPYANVNRWFDTLAHQPEFQAVLGEVQLCQKMAQFDPNLYAEVQGKAGKGAVATKKAEKKETKPKEEPKPKAAPEPEDDLEPALAEPPKKDPFEVFPKGTFNMDDFKRCYSNESETVSVPYFWEKFDKEHYSIWYSEYKYPEELTQVFMSCNLISGMFQRLDKMRKHAFASVILFGEDNNSSISGIWVWRGHELAFKLSDDWQVDYESYDWKKLDPDTPETKKLVDEYFKWDGDFNGKKFNQGKIFK; encoded by the coding sequence ATGGCAGCCGGTACCCTGTACACGTGGAAGGACAATTTCCGTGCCCACAAAATTCTTATCGCTGCAAAATACAGCCAATTCAAGCTCAAAGTATGCTGCGATGCTCCAGACTTCGTATTCGGTCTCACCAACAGCTCTCAGAGCTTTCTCGAAAAGTTCCCGCTCGGCAAGGTACCGGCTTTTGAGACGTCCGATGGGCAAGTCGTCACCGAGAGTAATGCCATCGCCTTTTACGTATCGAACGACCAGCTTCGTGGCAAGAACCTCTTGGAACAAGCTCAAATTGTCCAGTTTCTCAGTTTCGCCGACTGCGAAATTCTGCCGCCAGCTTGCACGTGGGTGTTTCCCTGCCTCGGCGCCATCCAGTACAACAAGCAGGCTACGGAGCGCGCCAAGGAAGATGTGAAGAAAATCCTGTCGTACCTCAACGCGCACCTACTGTCGAAGACCTACCTCGTGGGTGAGCGCATCTCTCTTGCTGACATCGCCGTTTTCACGGCGCTCTTGCCGCTTTACAAGCTAGTGCTGGAGCCCGCCTTCCGCGCCCCATATGCAAACGTCAACCGATGGTTCGACACCCTTGCACACCAGCCCGAATTCCAGGCTGTACTGGGAGAGGTCCAATTGTGTCAAAAGATGGCTCAGTTTGACCCCAACCTCTACGCGGAGGTTCAAGGCAAGGCTGGAAAGGGCGCCGTTGCTACTAAAAAAGCTGAAAAGAAGGAAACAAAGCCGAAGGAGGAGCCCAAACCCAAGGCCGCCCCTGAGCCGGAAGACGATTTGGAACCGGCTTTAGCAGAGCCTCCAAAGAAAGATCCTTTTGAGGTATTCCCTAAAGGAACTTTCAACATGGATGATTTCAAGCGCTGCTACTCCAATGAGAGCGAAACTGTCTCTGTCCCATACTTCTGGGAGAAATTCGACAAAGAGCACTACAGCATCTGGTATAGTGAGTACAAGTACCCTGAAGAGCTGACTCAGGTTTTCATGAGCTGCAACCTAATTTCTGGAATGTTCCAGCGTTTAGACAAGATGCGAAAGCATGCATTTGCCAGTGTCATCCTCTTTGGCGAAGACAACAACAGCAGCATTTCTGGCATCTGGGTTTGGAGGGGCCACGAATTGGCATTCAAACTTTCAGATGACTGGCAAGTCGACTACGAGTCGTATGACTGGAAGAAGTTGGATCCTGATACACCTGAAACGAAGAAGCTTGTTGATGAATACTTCAAATGGGATGGCGACTTCAATGGCAAGAAGTTTAACCAAGGCAAAATCTTCAAATAA